Within Anopheles nili chromosome 3, idAnoNiliSN_F5_01, whole genome shotgun sequence, the genomic segment AGACGTGACGAACAAGAAAACACCTTCCGTTTGTTAGGGCACACCAGTTGTGAGGAATCCGTTGCTTAGCAACTGGTCAGGAATGCACAACAAGCACCCTACCATGTGTGACTCCGGCACAACAGCTCCATTTTGAACATTAGAGAAAGGATCCCTAACATTAGAGAAGGTGTGTTCTTGGCCGTCATGCATCTCGGTAGAACTTTAAGTTGAATCGTTCTTTCAAATTCTCCTCCATACCCACCTAGGGGTCAAGTTCAACAAACGTAACAAACCGATACCTTTTCCGAGTCGTTAGCGATGTTCAGCTTGATGCGAAGACTTTCGACTTCTTCCAGAGCTTTCAGTAGGCGCTTCTCTTGCGTCTGGTTGGTGTGCGTCAGGTTGCGAATCTCCGAACGCGCCCCAAACAACTCCTTCGCTGAACCATTCAGTTGAACGTCCTTTTCCTGGAACCATCACTCAAATTAGTTCGCTTTATCAACGCACCAAAACCCTAAAACCGCACCTTCAACGTTTTGTCCAACTCCACGTTGCGCTCCTCGAACTTTTTAACCGTCCGCTCGAGCGCCCCGTTCTTCGTCAACAGCTGTTCCTTCAGCGCCTCGAGTTGCTTGAGTCGATCGAGCGCCAGATTCAAATCCTTCAGGTTCGCCTCATTCTGCTTCTGAACGCCTTCCAGCTCTGTCTGCAGGATGGCCACCTTCGATTTGAGGAATCTATAAGCCGGAAGAGGTGTTCATCATTCATCGACAAGGATGCATAACACACACCCGCATACAGTTCTCAATACCTACTTGATGAGTCCTTCCGAGCTGATGTTCTTCTTCTCGAGCACTTTCGGGACCACGTCGGCCATGTTCTTGGAGAGATTGCGAGAAGTTGCCGCTGACGTCACCGATTTACTTGCGATCAGcattccacccccaccaacaCCTACTCctccaccactaccaccaccaacaccggtaGCAGTCCGCTGGCCGTTGCTCACCTTCCGCTCCACCGAGACAGTCGTGACCTTCACCAGCTGCAACTGCTGGTTAGCGTTGTGGGCACGCGTGTCCTTGATGGCGTCACACCGGAACTCGGTGAGGGTTGTCCGGGTGGCCTCCTCAGCCTCTGTACCACCCCCAAAATGACCAGGTTCACCCACCACCTCGAAAAGGACGGCTCCGGATCGTTCATCCGGATCGTCTTCGTCAGAACCCGTGCCGCCTGCGCCGGTAGTCGTATCGATTGAGGCGCCCAGATCCGATGAGGACGAATCATCCCCAGCACAGGGTGGCCCGTTGATGGTTACCGGTAGGTTATTCTGCTTCTTCATGCCGTGGCGAAGCCGGCGCTTCGTCGTCATCCAGCTGACGTTCTCGTTCAGCTCGAACAGTCCGCGTGACTTTGCGTTTATTTCCTCGTTCATGCGGAACAGCACGCGTTCCCGCTCGAGCAGCACCGGATCCATTTCCCGTCGGATTGAAAACGTCACCAACCGGTACCGGAGAGTGCGGAAAACTCGCGAAAACAAAGACAGGATCACACGCGCCCCGTTTGTGAGGAGATCGACCACAGGAAGAGCGCTCAAGCGTGGAGTAGTTTTCCCGTCGAGATCACCGTTTTTCCTTTACCATCGACGCGTTTCGTCCCGAGCTCCGTCACGTAGTGGTTTGCTGCGTGAAAAATAGCCGCGTTGTTCGCGCGTCACCGGCATGTCGCGCTGGCAACCGACTAAAGCCGGCCACGGTTGCCATGGAAGGCCTACGTCGACCACCGGCCGGTATTGGGTGCTTGTTTGGGCTGCCAAACAACGCGCCGGCGACCTGTTGATGGTTGTTGTCGCTCAGCGTCGATTGCGTGCCGGGGGTTTGTTGACGCCGGAACACATTCGGAATGTCAGTCGGAGTTGGTGAATATGTTCGTAATCTTGATCCGCCAATGCTCGAAGGACCGTTCTAGATACACGGGTACGTGCGAGTGGGGAAAACCAATGGAAACCGGCACCGACTGGCAGTTTTGGCGGAAATTTAACACACTTTGTTGTGAGGGGTTGTTTTTGATAGGGCGACTTCTTGGCGCGAGAATGACGGAACAAGTGTATATCGCGCAATTGAATGTGGGGTTCGCATTAAATATACAACTGGGCTTGGATTCGTCATCGTTTCatgaattcaatttgaaaAGATTCTTTTGATTTGGCttaacaatttgttttattgattgaaCTTAAACGAACagttatttttgcattttaataaatatttcgAATGTAGCTATCGTGTTTGAGCTACAGTAGGATTCTTTTCTTATCGAAAAAGCCACaatatataattaaaaaataatcatttaattataaaaaatgtGCTTCCCACTTGGATCTGTTACATTTGGTTCCGAACACAAAACATTTTGCAACAGAAACAATTCAATCAAACTGTTTTTAAAAGCACTAACTAACtaaatataaatgaaaattttccaaaaatggctcaaatAAATCATCAGCAATCTAGACGCGCAATAGACCTTCTCCAAGAAACGTGTAGCTGTAACTACATCAAAACCAATGCCGTCTTCCGAATGGAGTGCTTTCCCTCAACCGCTTATCGTTATCTTCGATATGGCCGATGTCACTGATTGCACCATAATTGCTCCAGGAAGGTGATTTATTGTACGTTCAGTTTAGTCGTTCGAGCAGCACGAACAGCCCGAATTCGCTTGACGCCAACGGAGAAAGTAACCGTAAAGCAGCTGATTGGTTTCGTTACATATACGCCCcataaaaacaatcaatgtTCGCATTATCCAACCCTACCGTGCTCGTTTGGGTGCTTTTGGTGGCATGGTTCGGAATCGCTCGAGCCCAACTCGAGCTGGCGAAGAATTACGTCTGTACGGAGGATTTCTGTGACGTAAGCTTCACTTGGAAGGTCGTCAGATCGTGTACACCTTCCTAAAGTGAGTCTCCCATTTCTCTGCAGAACTATCGCGAAAGCAACGCATGTGACACGTTGAAGACGGCTTGCCGAGCGCAGAATGCCACTCATAATGGCATCATCTTTCCATCCGCGACGCCTTGTTCCTGCTGCACGACCTGCGTGGAAAACCTAAAACTCGGAGACGATTGCTCCGTAGGTGGGCTAGGCTATCCTGTGCCAGCTGGGATCTGCGGTCCAGGCTTATACTGCAAGGTAGCCGAAGGTGACGAACATCCAACCTGTCAACCGAGTAAGTATCAAGGTATTTGACCAATGAACACACTTCTCGAGAGCTCGTGTTGCTTTCAGTGTTGGAATCGAGCAAGTGTTTCACCGCACAGAAGGCTTATGACGACCAAAGGCAAGAGGGTCTTGTAGGGCATTTGCTGCAACGTCCAGAGTGCGATGGTGATGGAAACTTTCAACCGGTACGGTGCATACCGGGACAAACGTAAGTGACTGTTAGTAGGTCTTCTTGAGACTTCGAATTCGaatccatttccatccatcagATGCTACTGCGTCGACGAGGACGGTAAGCGGATCTTCGGGGAAGCCGTTCATACCGCCAACATTCAGATCTCCATGCGATGTGGTAAGGAATCGCATTCCTAACAACCCCCATTACCCGTGAGTGACATCCCAAAACGCTTCTTTTTCTAGAATGTTCGCGATTGGCAGCCAAAGCACGCTCCTTGCTGGACTCCAGGTATCCCGTGCTAACATCACGTTGCGATTCCAAGGGATCCTTTGATCAACTACAGTGTGTCGATGacatgtgcgtgtgcgtggacATGCACTCTGGCCGGCCAACGTCGGACCTACGTAACGTGACTCGTGGACTCTCTAGTTTACCGTGTTGTGAGTATGCTCTCATATCCTTAAAGATGACTCCTCGCACAATTTAAACCGTTGTCGCTTTCCATTACCAGTCGATAAGCGGCTGCACGAGAACACGACCTACCTGCGAGACTGCGAGCGTGTTAAAATCGCACAAATTTACGACATCAGCGAGTACGCCACGGGTGAGTTTAACGTGCTGGAGTTTGATCAGGACATCTGTCAACCGGATGGGTACTACGATCGAATCCAGTTGCACCCATCCGGAGCGTATCACTACTGTGCTGATCGAGATGGGGCCCTGATCGAGGACTACCGGGCTCCTGTGAGCTCGCGCCAAGCTGCGACCATGAACTGCAGTGAGTAGAACGAAGGAGATTGCGTTGTAGCAAGCGCAACACAGGGCCAATCTAACCTTGCCGATTTCGTGCACTTCCGCAGAGTGTGCTCGAGCGAGGAAGCTACTGCTGGACAGTCGTAGCCTGGAAATACCGGAGTGTTGTCCAAATGGCAACTATCAGAAGTTGGCCTGTCGACGAGGCGAGTGTTACTGTGTAGATGAAGACGGAGGTCAGGTTGGAATCGAGCGACCTGCACGCGAGAAGCAACTGCTGCCCTGTTACAATGGCGGCGATTATTGT encodes:
- the LOC128725012 gene encoding uncharacterized protein LOC128725012, translating into MDPVLLERERVLFRMNEEINAKSRGLFELNENVSWMTTKRRLRHGMKKQNNLPVTINGPPCAGDDSSSSDLGASIDTTTGAGGTGSDEDDPDERSGAVLFEVVGEPGHFGGGTEAEEATRTTLTEFRCDAIKDTRAHNANQQLQLVKVTTVSVERKVSNGQRTATGVGGGSGGGVGVGGGGMLIASKSVTSAATSRNLSKNMADVVPKVLEKKNISSEGLIKFLKSKVAILQTELEGVQKQNEANLKDLNLALDRLKQLEALKEQLLTKNGALERTVKKFEERNVELDKTLKEKDVQLNGSAKELFGARSEIRNLTHTNQTQEKRLLKALEEVESLRIKLNIANDSEKETRDAARQERLTYEKQIRQLRKQRTEVLADYKKLLLSVDQMKKLNFNQEQSKAINDFEKDYFRHLDEAVQ
- the LOC128723155 gene encoding uncharacterized protein LOC128723155; this encodes MFALSNPTVLVWVLLVAWFGIARAQLELAKNYVCTEDFCDNYRESNACDTLKTACRAQNATHNGIIFPSATPCSCCTTCVENLKLGDDCSVGGLGYPVPAGICGPGLYCKVAEGDEHPTCQPMLESSKCFTAQKAYDDQRQEGLVGHLLQRPECDGDGNFQPVRCIPGQTCYCVDEDGKRIFGEAVHTANIQISMRCECSRLAAKARSLLDSRYPVLTSRCDSKGSFDQLQCVDDMCVCVDMHSGRPTSDLRNVTRGLSSLPCFDKRLHENTTYLRDCERVKIAQIYDISEYATGEFNVLEFDQDICQPDGYYDRIQLHPSGAYHYCADRDGALIEDYRAPVSSRQAATMNCKCARARKLLLDSRSLEIPECCPNGNYQKLACRRGECYCVDEDGGQVGIERPAREKQLLPCYNGGDYCPLG